One window from the genome of Anolis sagrei isolate rAnoSag1 chromosome 4, rAnoSag1.mat, whole genome shotgun sequence encodes:
- the LOC137096779 gene encoding mas-related G-protein coupled receptor member H-like, protein MSEFRNASTNLTPEIWYEQNHFSLSSLCRSLHDGRNRFYKAFLCNLNNSDNLKNNETFLPAICANDTSGTIKPLNVITVIICILGLPGNGMVIWLLGFRIMRTHFTTYIMNLAIADFGVLIFLLSMASSAIHSCDGYRVTKSSFQIIYQLAFFTYSVSQFLLATISIDRCVAVLTPLWHRYHRPPHLSIMVSILIWLVSFLLAVIHLVLLKTKRLVFFYHLFVNVLLCTPIMVISTLILFIHVCYKPKQQLRRKLATAILFTLLFFVLFTFPFNMIYSFDGEHENKCYKMSSVTFVCCAFASLNSSINPLIYFLVGWGRTMGKVKISMKAALERVFRDEQDNREEQTASTGETHL, encoded by the exons ATGTCTGAGTTTCGCAATGCTAGTACAAACCTGACTCCTGAAATTTGGTAT GAACAGAATCACTTCAGTCTATCTTCTCTTTGCAGGTCTTTGCATGACGGGAGAAACCGTTTCTATAAAGCATTTCTATGTAATTTGAATAATTCTGACAACTTGAAAAACAACGAAACATTTCTTCCTGCCATATGTGCAAATGACACTTCTGGAACAATAAAACCCCTCAATGTTATAACTGTTATAATCTGTATTTTGGGACTACCTGGAAATGGAATGGTCATCTGGCTTCTTGGCTTCAGAATTATGAGGACTCATTTCACAACCTACATTATGAACCTTGCCATTGCTGATTTTGGTGTCCTCATCTTTCTGCTTAGCATGGCTAGCTCTGCAATACACTCGTGCGATGGCTACCGTGTTACAAAGTCCTCCTTTCAAATAATCTATCAGCTAGCTTTCTTCACTTATTCTGTTAGCCAGTTTCTATTGGCAACTATCAGCATTGACAGATGTGTGGCTGTTCTCACTCCACTCTGGCATCGATACCACCGGCCCCCACATTTATCCATCATGGTTTCTATCCTAATTTGGTTAGTCTCCTTTCTGCTTGCTGTCATCCATTTAGTTCTTCTCAAGACAAAGCGTTTAGTTTTTTTCTACCACCTTTTTGTGAATGTCCTGCTTTGCACACCTATCATGGTCATATCTACTCTCATTCTGTTCATCCATGTCTGTTATAAACCAAAACAACAACTGCGGCGAAAGCTTGCcacagccattttattcacactCCTCTTTTTTGTCCTCTTTACCTTCCCATTTAACATGATTTATAGCTTTGATGGAGAACATGAAAACAAGTGTTATAAAATGTCCTCCGTGACATTTGTTTGTTGTGCCTTTGCTTCTCTGAACAGTAGCATCAACCCCCTGATCTATTTCTTAGTTGGATGGGGTCGAACGATGGGTAAAGTCAAGATTTCCATGAAGGCGGCACTCGAAAGAGTTTTCAGGGATGAGCAAGACAATAGAGAAGAACAAACCGCCAGCACAGGAGAAACCCATCTATAA